Proteins from one Phormidium ambiguum IAM M-71 genomic window:
- a CDS encoding glycerate kinase, whose translation MPEVNRVALREILESLVFDRSLLTTFWEELQVLTLADESRAKAFGITSENVAESIDLRSHLFCQLYPQVTAYCQKKGFSSQALILETLWELWLPLAMQLATWRRDLPRPLIQGILGGQGTGKTTLAAILRLILKHLGYETLSISIDDLYKTYAQRQELQKQDPRLIWRGPPGTHDVNLGIEVLNKLRQQQMPVEIPRFDKSLWQGQGDRIKPEIVEKVDIVLFEGWFVGVRPIDPTSFDFAPEPIVTLSDRSFARDINLKLQEYVPLWQLLDRLIVLYPVDYRLSIQWRKQAEQEMIAAGKSGMTEETIEQFVQYFWRSLHPELFIKPLIENSNLVDLTIEINPDRSPGYVY comes from the coding sequence ATGCCAGAAGTAAACAGAGTAGCGTTAAGAGAAATTCTGGAAAGTTTGGTTTTCGATCGGAGTTTATTAACTACTTTTTGGGAAGAGTTACAGGTTTTGACTTTGGCAGATGAGTCAAGGGCAAAAGCTTTTGGGATTACATCAGAAAATGTAGCTGAATCGATCGATCTCCGATCGCACTTGTTCTGCCAACTCTACCCCCAAGTTACCGCATATTGCCAAAAAAAAGGCTTTTCTAGTCAGGCTTTAATTTTAGAAACTCTCTGGGAATTATGGTTGCCTTTGGCAATGCAGCTAGCTACTTGGCGGCGCGATTTACCGCGTCCTTTAATTCAAGGAATTTTGGGCGGACAAGGCACGGGAAAAACCACTTTAGCAGCTATTCTCAGATTAATTTTAAAACATTTGGGTTACGAAACTCTCAGTATTTCGATCGACGACCTGTACAAAACCTACGCCCAAAGGCAAGAACTACAAAAGCAAGACCCTAGATTAATTTGGCGCGGGCCTCCGGGAACTCATGATGTAAACTTGGGAATTGAGGTTTTAAATAAGTTGCGTCAACAACAAATGCCTGTAGAAATTCCTCGCTTTGATAAGTCTCTTTGGCAAGGTCAAGGAGATAGAATTAAGCCAGAAATTGTGGAAAAAGTTGATATTGTATTATTTGAAGGTTGGTTTGTTGGTGTGCGTCCGATCGATCCGACAAGCTTTGATTTTGCACCGGAACCAATTGTAACTTTAAGCGATCGCTCTTTCGCTCGTGACATCAATTTAAAACTGCAAGAATATGTTCCTTTGTGGCAACTTTTAGATCGATTAATTGTACTTTATCCTGTTGATTATCGACTTTCGATTCAATGGCGTAAACAAGCAGAACAAGAAATGATTGCGGCGGGAAAAAGCGGCATGACAGAGGAAACGATCGAGCAATTTGTCCAATATTTTTGGCGCAGTCTTCACCCAGAACTATTCATCAAACCATTAATTGAAAATTCTAATTTAGTAGATTTAACCATCGAAATTAATCCCGATCGTTCTCCTGGTTATGTTTATTAA
- a CDS encoding HAMP domain-containing histidine kinase, with protein sequence MPSPLTLFLQRFSLYPAKIPLRWLLVIPFVLQTVGTTALVGYLSYRSGQQAVENLANQLLRQTSERVNDRLSSYLQPSQLVVASNYFMVKQGILNLNNQEQLRQQLWQQINSNPSIPTTGFWSDRGNALTYVRISTEQEKILAEQITGKPTPIGTIYLNEISANQRRYYQVDSQGKPQKLVYKFNDDFRKLAWYRRAKIRNRQHWIPVFVGRISAKLETMTVAPVYNADRSFQGFFTANYFLFNFSTFLNQLHFSRNGQVFIIDRSGNLIATSVLSERSAMRLVNGKPTRLPAVNSQDELTRKVAQQLLTKFGSFHNLKNVKQLNLTFNHQRNFVQVTPYKDKYGLDWLVVMVIPESDFMAQIHSNSRTTVLLCLLVLGLSIASGIAIASAFTSRITRLNKISQKLADGDLTQRLPIDSSIVEVQKLAHSFNLMAEQLQQLFQRQVETEATRLSEAYFQKLAGAIPGMIYTYSQYVDGSQAFEYVSSFCRDILELEPEQIIADANIALNQIHSEDRLAHYAAVQHSFVTLKPFNFTFRNITPSGKLKWLEANSRPLRNDNGTVTWYGILFDITDRKQAEIALQRYERIVSATIDGIVLIDRNYRYQIVNQTYCQWHKKSIDEIIGHSIAEILGEEVFQTVIKPRIDCCLQGETIEYTKWLTLPGMGAQFFSVTYIPYLNTDASISGVVASLRNITPLKLAEIALRQSEQKFRGAFDTISAGMALVSPAGGFLEVNAALCKIFKYSEEELLKLRFEDIEHPDDRYTDVDWIKPIFSGKISAYQVEKRFLTKQGQIIWGLMNLALMRDAQANPLYLIVQIADITDRKQAEIAREESEARLRLALEVSGAIAWERDLETDEMLFTKTVLSEIPKKVSYLQAMAQVHPEDREALHEANQKAIAQCGTFQIEHRVAVSLEKPEWRWFQVSARVLTDARGKPVRLIGMSVDITDRHQLDTMKNEFISMVSHELRTPLTSISGSLCLLESGVLKNKPQVAQQMLEIGVKNTQRLVRLVNDILDLQRLESGKMPLVKEVCQVNDLFEQAVESVQTIANQGEVTLEFTPLNVSVRASPDEIIQTLINLVGNAIKFSPPRSTIWLKAEVINNFDRRIRHQFPDLENNISSSYILFSITDQGRGIPAEKLDSIFGRFQQVDILDSRQKGGTGLGLAICKNIVQRHQGEIWVQSAIGQGSTFYFTLPMED encoded by the coding sequence ATGCCTTCACCTCTTACCCTTTTTCTGCAACGCTTTTCACTTTACCCAGCCAAAATTCCGCTACGCTGGTTACTGGTGATTCCGTTTGTGTTGCAGACGGTGGGAACAACGGCGCTAGTGGGTTATCTTTCCTACCGGAGTGGACAACAGGCGGTGGAAAATCTAGCGAATCAGTTGTTGCGACAAACTTCAGAACGAGTTAACGATCGCCTTAGCAGCTACTTGCAGCCATCACAATTAGTTGTCGCCAGCAATTATTTTATGGTAAAGCAGGGAATTTTAAACCTGAATAACCAAGAACAACTGCGACAGCAATTATGGCAGCAAATAAACTCTAATCCCTCGATTCCTACCACTGGATTTTGGAGCGATCGAGGTAATGCTCTTACCTATGTGCGAATTTCTACAGAACAGGAAAAGATTCTTGCTGAACAAATTACAGGAAAACCTACTCCCATTGGCACAATTTATTTGAATGAAATTAGTGCTAATCAGCGGCGATATTATCAGGTTGATTCCCAAGGAAAACCGCAAAAACTAGTTTATAAATTTAATGATGATTTTCGTAAATTAGCTTGGTATCGTAGAGCCAAAATTAGGAATCGCCAGCATTGGATACCAGTTTTTGTGGGGCGAATAAGTGCAAAGTTAGAAACCATGACAGTTGCGCCTGTTTATAATGCAGACAGAAGTTTTCAAGGATTTTTTACTGCCAACTATTTCTTGTTTAATTTCAGTACCTTCCTGAATCAGCTGCATTTTTCCCGCAATGGACAAGTTTTCATTATCGATCGATCGGGCAATTTGATTGCTACCTCAGTTTTATCAGAAAGATCGGCAATGAGATTGGTGAATGGGAAACCGACTCGGTTGCCAGCTGTAAATAGTCAAGATGAATTAACGCGAAAAGTTGCTCAACAACTACTAACAAAATTTGGTAGCTTTCACAACTTAAAAAATGTCAAACAACTAAATTTGACATTTAATCATCAACGAAACTTTGTGCAGGTTACACCTTACAAAGATAAGTATGGCTTGGATTGGCTGGTGGTAATGGTGATCCCTGAATCAGATTTTATGGCTCAAATTCACAGCAATAGCCGTACTACTGTTTTACTTTGCTTACTCGTATTGGGATTATCGATCGCATCAGGAATCGCCATTGCCAGTGCCTTTACTTCTCGCATTACTCGACTGAATAAAATTAGTCAAAAATTAGCAGACGGAGATTTAACCCAAAGGTTGCCAATTGATAGCTCAATTGTTGAAGTACAAAAATTAGCGCACTCTTTCAACTTGATGGCAGAACAACTGCAACAACTGTTCCAGAGGCAAGTAGAAACAGAAGCAACTCGTTTGAGTGAAGCTTACTTTCAAAAACTGGCTGGGGCAATACCAGGGATGATTTACACTTATTCTCAATATGTTGACGGTTCTCAAGCATTTGAGTATGTTAGTTCCTTCTGTCGAGATATTCTGGAACTGGAACCAGAACAAATTATCGCAGATGCCAATATTGCTTTAAATCAAATTCATTCTGAAGATCGTCTGGCGCATTATGCTGCGGTGCAACATAGTTTTGTGACACTCAAACCCTTTAATTTTACTTTTCGCAATATTACTCCTTCGGGTAAACTTAAGTGGTTGGAAGCAAATTCTCGTCCGCTGCGTAATGACAATGGTACTGTTACTTGGTACGGGATTTTATTTGATATTACCGATCGCAAACAAGCAGAAATTGCCCTTCAGCGTTACGAAAGAATTGTCTCTGCTACTATTGATGGCATTGTCTTAATCGATCGTAATTACCGCTACCAAATTGTTAATCAAACTTACTGTCAGTGGCATAAAAAAAGCATTGACGAAATTATTGGACACTCGATCGCTGAAATCCTCGGAGAGGAAGTTTTTCAAACTGTAATTAAACCTCGGATCGATTGCTGCTTGCAGGGAGAAACGATCGAGTACACTAAATGGTTGACATTGCCTGGGATGGGAGCGCAATTTTTCAGTGTTACCTATATTCCCTATCTAAATACTGATGCTTCAATTTCTGGCGTAGTTGCCAGCTTACGAAATATTACTCCTTTAAAGCTAGCAGAAATCGCTTTACGTCAGAGCGAACAGAAATTTCGTGGCGCATTCGATACTATTTCGGCGGGAATGGCGCTGGTGTCTCCCGCAGGCGGCTTTTTAGAAGTCAATGCTGCCTTATGCAAAATCTTTAAGTACTCAGAAGAAGAACTGTTGAAACTTAGATTTGAAGATATCGAACATCCAGACGATCGTTATACTGATGTTGATTGGATCAAACCAATTTTTTCTGGGAAAATATCCGCTTATCAAGTTGAAAAGCGATTTTTGACTAAACAGGGACAAATTATTTGGGGCTTGATGAACTTGGCTTTGATGCGAGATGCTCAAGCTAATCCACTTTATTTAATTGTGCAAATCGCTGATATTACCGATCGCAAACAAGCGGAAATAGCCAGGGAAGAAAGTGAAGCTCGTTTGAGATTAGCATTGGAAGTTTCTGGTGCGATCGCCTGGGAGCGAGATTTGGAAACAGATGAGATGTTGTTTACCAAAACCGTCTTATCAGAGATTCCCAAAAAAGTCTCTTATCTGCAAGCAATGGCACAAGTGCATCCTGAAGATCGAGAAGCTCTCCATGAAGCTAATCAGAAAGCTATTGCTCAGTGCGGCACATTCCAGATTGAACATCGGGTGGCAGTTTCTTTAGAAAAACCGGAATGGCGATGGTTTCAAGTTAGTGCCAGAGTTCTGACTGATGCTAGAGGTAAACCTGTTCGCCTAATTGGAATGTCGGTGGATATTACCGATCGTCATCAGCTTGATACGATGAAAAATGAATTTATTTCAATGGTGAGTCATGAACTAAGGACACCTTTAACTTCTATTAGTGGTTCTCTTTGTCTTTTGGAATCGGGTGTTTTGAAGAATAAACCACAGGTTGCCCAACAAATGTTAGAAATTGGGGTGAAAAATACTCAACGCTTAGTACGTTTAGTTAATGATATTCTCGATTTACAGCGATTAGAGTCTGGCAAAATGCCTTTGGTGAAGGAAGTTTGCCAAGTTAATGATTTATTTGAGCAAGCAGTAGAATCCGTACAGACGATCGCTAATCAAGGGGAAGTTACTTTAGAATTTACGCCTCTAAATGTTTCAGTTCGAGCTTCTCCTGATGAAATTATCCAAACTTTGATTAACCTTGTGGGCAATGCGATTAAGTTTTCTCCGCCTAGAAGTACTATTTGGTTGAAAGCTGAAGTTATTAACAATTTCGATCGGCGAATCCGCCATCAATTTCCCGATCTAGAAAATAATATCTCCAGTTCTTACATCCTGTTCTCAATTACAGACCAAGGACGCGGCATTCCCGCAGAAAAACTCGATTCAATTTTTGGACGTTTCCAACAAGTAGATATCTTGGATTCTCGCCAGAAAGGTGGCACAGGTTTAGGATTAGCTATTTGCAAAAATATTGTGCAACGCCATCAAGGAGAAATTTGGGTACAAAGTGCGATCGGACAAGGTAGTACTTTTTATTTCACGTTACCGATGGAAGATTAG
- a CDS encoding GAF domain-containing protein, producing MAGSISLIPNVASGLYSKKQLVNLEIEDQYKRSVILQKVIARIWNASESLGIQNCTPIEIALEEIAKLLDIERCSFLWYLPSNKQIKVTYEWVAEKQKLISGECCPLEIFTGAASALEKIASGMTNDLIFVKFGTEAMLASFEAIAQMLTQQNNGRTRRKRSEQNSLAKQDFAQLIIPVCRDNTGEFFEETSLGLIACYCSHPRHWSANELEFLQLIAQQLAIAIRQSQIYERSQRQAQREKLINQITSQTRQSLDLETILNSAIELLLEALEVDRCLVHLVENVSEAKIDFKQNKILENPNSELTDAEAKSFWETAHQIAYRRQHLYEVYRPPFTTSLSDFDTQGPITQWVIQNRQSVVINDIAQDTRIGEQNEEYQKAEIKSSLVVPVQANNVLHALLYLNQCAYNRYWSKSDLELAEAVANQLAIAIHQACLYAQSRAAMERESLLRVISNQIHRTLDLKTILQTTVTQIQNFLATDRVAIYQFTDEVQGELLVQESKEYGSNILQEMSQNCCFLHKYSYPYQGEVVQIINDVANADISDRHLVFLQQLQVRASLVVPIFKTEEIGEKSTKFNTNQIWGLLIVQECDRPRVWKDFEIELLQQISTQLAIAIQQAELYKQSEMAAANAQKKAAALQQALYDLKQAQSQLIQTEKMSTLGQLVAGVAHEINNPVNFIYGNLTYANNYSKDLLKLIKLYQKYYPNPEPEILECMEEIDLEFLIQDMLKILSSMKVGADRIRQIVLTLRNFSRVDQAEKKAVDIHEGIESTLLILQNRLKANGTNPQIQVIKNYGKLPLVECFAGQLNQVFMNIISNAIDALEEKKHQTNSSPTIRIRTEFTDSNSILIRIADNGPGISAKAKKKMFDAFFTTKPVGKGTGLGLSISYQIIVDRHQGSIWCESTLGEGTEFLIKIPVIQNK from the coding sequence ATGGCGGGTTCTATATCCCTAATACCTAATGTAGCGTCGGGATTATATTCTAAGAAACAGTTAGTCAACTTAGAAATTGAGGATCAATATAAAAGGAGTGTAATCTTGCAAAAAGTAATTGCGCGGATTTGGAACGCTTCAGAAAGTTTAGGAATCCAAAATTGTACACCTATAGAAATAGCTTTAGAAGAAATAGCTAAGTTATTAGATATAGAACGTTGTAGTTTTTTATGGTATTTGCCAAGTAATAAACAAATTAAAGTAACTTATGAATGGGTGGCGGAAAAACAAAAATTAATTTCTGGAGAATGTTGTCCATTAGAAATATTTACTGGTGCTGCTAGTGCCTTAGAAAAAATTGCTTCAGGAATGACAAATGACTTAATTTTTGTGAAATTTGGAACGGAAGCAATGTTGGCATCTTTTGAAGCGATCGCCCAAATGCTAACACAGCAAAACAATGGGAGAACGCGGCGAAAAAGAAGCGAACAAAATTCTTTAGCGAAGCAAGATTTTGCTCAATTAATCATTCCTGTTTGTCGGGATAATACTGGGGAATTTTTTGAAGAAACATCCTTGGGATTGATTGCTTGTTATTGTTCTCATCCGCGTCATTGGAGTGCAAATGAGCTTGAATTTTTGCAATTAATTGCTCAACAATTAGCGATCGCCATTCGCCAATCTCAAATTTACGAACGCAGTCAAAGACAAGCACAAAGAGAGAAATTAATTAATCAAATAACCAGCCAAACCAGACAAAGTTTAGATTTAGAAACAATTTTAAATTCAGCGATCGAACTGTTGTTAGAGGCGTTAGAAGTCGATCGTTGTTTAGTGCATTTAGTAGAAAATGTCAGTGAAGCAAAAATTGATTTTAAACAAAATAAAATATTAGAAAATCCTAATTCTGAATTGACAGATGCCGAAGCGAAGAGCTTTTGGGAAACTGCTCATCAAATAGCTTATCGTCGTCAGCATTTATATGAAGTTTATCGCCCGCCTTTTACTACTTCTTTAAGTGATTTTGACACCCAAGGGCCGATTACGCAATGGGTAATTCAAAATCGACAATCAGTAGTAATTAATGATATCGCTCAAGATACAAGAATTGGCGAACAAAATGAAGAATACCAAAAAGCAGAAATTAAATCTTCTTTAGTCGTTCCCGTACAAGCAAATAATGTATTACACGCTCTTCTTTATCTTAACCAATGTGCTTATAATCGTTATTGGTCGAAAAGTGATTTAGAATTAGCAGAAGCCGTTGCCAATCAATTAGCTATTGCCATCCATCAAGCTTGTTTGTATGCTCAAAGTCGGGCGGCGATGGAGCGGGAGTCTTTATTAAGGGTAATTAGTAATCAAATTCATCGCACCTTAGATTTAAAGACAATTTTACAAACAACTGTCACGCAAATCCAAAACTTCTTGGCGACAGATCGAGTAGCAATATATCAGTTTACTGACGAAGTTCAAGGTGAGTTATTAGTACAAGAAAGTAAAGAATATGGCTCAAATATTTTGCAGGAAATGAGCCAAAATTGTTGTTTTTTACACAAGTATTCCTATCCATATCAAGGGGAAGTTGTCCAAATAATTAATGATGTGGCTAATGCGGATATTAGCGATCGCCATTTAGTCTTTTTGCAGCAGTTACAAGTAAGAGCGAGTTTAGTTGTACCAATTTTTAAAACCGAAGAAATAGGAGAAAAAAGTACAAAATTTAATACCAACCAAATTTGGGGATTATTGATTGTGCAAGAGTGCGATCGACCAAGAGTTTGGAAAGATTTTGAGATAGAATTACTACAACAAATTAGTACGCAATTAGCGATCGCTATTCAACAAGCCGAACTTTATAAACAAAGTGAAATGGCTGCGGCTAACGCGCAAAAAAAAGCCGCAGCTTTGCAACAGGCTTTGTATGACTTAAAACAAGCCCAATCGCAGTTAATTCAAACCGAAAAAATGTCTACATTGGGGCAATTAGTAGCAGGTGTAGCCCATGAAATCAACAATCCAGTTAACTTCATTTATGGCAATTTAACTTATGCTAATAATTATAGTAAAGACTTACTAAAATTGATCAAACTTTACCAAAAATATTATCCTAATCCTGAACCGGAAATTCTAGAATGTATGGAAGAAATAGACTTAGAATTTTTGATTCAGGATATGTTGAAAATTCTATCTTCCATGAAAGTAGGGGCCGATCGAATTAGACAAATAGTATTAACTTTGCGTAATTTTTCCAGAGTCGATCAAGCCGAGAAAAAAGCAGTTGACATTCATGAAGGCATTGAAAGCACTTTATTAATCTTACAAAATCGCCTCAAAGCTAACGGCACAAATCCCCAAATTCAAGTAATTAAAAATTACGGAAAATTACCTTTAGTAGAATGTTTTGCGGGACAGTTAAATCAAGTATTCATGAATATTATTAGTAATGCCATAGATGCGTTAGAAGAGAAAAAACATCAAACAAATTCATCACCTACAATTAGAATTAGAACCGAATTTACAGATTCTAATTCTATTTTAATCCGTATTGCTGATAATGGCCCCGGTATATCAGCCAAAGCCAAGAAAAAAATGTTTGATGCTTTTTTCACCACTAAACCAGTAGGAAAAGGTACAGGTTTAGGCTTATCAATTAGTTACCAAATTATAGTAGATAGACATCAAGGTTCAATTTGGTGCGAGTCAACTTTAGGAGAAGGTACAGAATTTTTGATCAAAATTCCTGTAATCCAAAATAAATAA
- a CDS encoding TldD/PmbA family protein → MPSTQEIAGYAQEIAHKLGIKKFDIYGSTVDETSVQVDRGEPKQVNASSRSGVMVRVWNDKETLGVTSTTDVDPLGIELALKTAREASFFGAKENIPDFSPEATIPISDSSSQKATQAPAAKLIETLLAAEKELISAHPAITSVPYNGLAQRDVDRFYVNSEGAVRNESRTISSIYLSTKTEQEGKKPRSAGAVRISHSLEELDIQGCLEEAAKKTISHLDYEKVKTGKYQVVFSGKAFLSLLGAFSNIFNAQDILDKQSLSTLETLGTKIASPLISVCDDALNPHNVGAETFDDEGTPTRRISLINNGVLTGLIHSAGTAKRLNAQPTGNANIGAKVTVSPHFYHVFSETQAEQELSIEKADNVIYIDQLKAFHAGVKAVQGSFSLPFDGWIIKNGELISVDAATVAGDFLQLLNSIIFVEKEAELTTSGVCPKVWVDALSITGE, encoded by the coding sequence GTGCCAAGTACTCAAGAAATTGCAGGATACGCTCAAGAAATTGCTCACAAATTGGGAATTAAAAAGTTTGATATTTACGGTTCTACTGTTGATGAAACTAGCGTACAAGTCGATCGAGGCGAACCGAAACAAGTTAATGCTTCTAGTCGTTCCGGTGTGATGGTGCGGGTTTGGAATGACAAGGAAACTTTAGGGGTTACTAGTACTACAGATGTCGATCCTTTGGGGATTGAATTAGCTTTAAAAACTGCTAGAGAAGCGAGTTTTTTTGGTGCAAAAGAAAACATTCCTGACTTTAGCCCGGAAGCAACTATTCCTATTAGTGATTCATCTAGTCAAAAAGCAACCCAAGCACCAGCAGCTAAACTAATAGAAACTTTATTAGCCGCAGAAAAAGAGTTAATTTCTGCTCATCCAGCAATTACCAGCGTGCCTTACAATGGTTTAGCGCAAAGAGATGTTGACAGATTTTATGTTAACAGTGAAGGTGCTGTAAGAAACGAGTCTCGCACTATTTCTTCTATCTATCTTTCCACTAAAACTGAGCAGGAAGGTAAAAAACCCCGTAGTGCTGGTGCAGTGAGAATTAGCCACAGTTTAGAGGAGTTAGATATCCAAGGTTGCTTGGAAGAAGCTGCCAAAAAAACTATTAGTCACTTAGATTATGAAAAAGTCAAAACTGGTAAATACCAAGTAGTTTTTTCGGGTAAAGCTTTCTTGAGTTTATTAGGTGCTTTTTCTAATATTTTTAATGCTCAAGATATCCTCGACAAGCAAAGCCTTTCTACTCTGGAAACATTGGGGACAAAAATAGCTTCTCCTTTAATTTCTGTCTGCGATGATGCGTTAAATCCTCATAATGTTGGCGCAGAAACTTTTGATGATGAAGGTACACCAACTCGCCGAATTTCGTTAATTAATAATGGTGTTTTAACTGGTTTAATTCACAGCGCGGGTACGGCAAAAAGATTAAATGCACAGCCAACAGGTAACGCTAATATCGGCGCGAAAGTAACAGTTAGTCCCCACTTTTATCATGTTTTTTCGGAAACGCAAGCTGAGCAGGAATTAAGTATAGAAAAAGCTGATAATGTGATTTATATCGATCAATTAAAAGCTTTTCACGCTGGAGTTAAAGCTGTACAAGGTTCTTTTTCTCTGCCTTTTGATGGTTGGATAATTAAAAATGGTGAGTTAATTAGTGTCGATGCGGCAACTGTGGCGGGAGATTTTCTACAACTTTTAAATTCCATCATTTTTGTTGAAAAAGAAGCGGAGTTAACTACTAGTGGAGTTTGCCCAAAAGTTTGGGTTGATGCACTTTCAATTACTGGCGAATAG
- a CDS encoding TldD/PmbA family protein, translated as MLATSILLTKELPSLSYNPTRDRFDESWEAPLATLLGLGRAAGADFIEFFLERVNYISCLAEDDAITSISPRLSTGAGVRVFRGQSDCYVSTNDLSFSGLKAALEKALSIQGLIIPAPNSYIPEINLELLRDYATKNNKDTWNSQFSSMQEMGEVLLDANAKLKQKANHVQSRRAVYFRDWQEVLVAASDGTFARDIRLTQSVGYNLLCADGANRSSIGKRSGNTGDANFLRNWNYESDSEEVAESAGKMLYADYVESGTYPIIMANAFGGVIFHEACGHLLETTQIERKTTPFIDKKGEKIAHENLTAWDEGRSQNAFGTIDMDDEGMPTQRTLLIENGILKNFIADRAGSMRTGHPRTGSGRRQGYTYAAASRMRNTYIAPGNYNLEDLFNSVDKGIYCKKMGGGSVGATGEFNFGVDEAYLIENGKITKPLKGAVLIGEAKEIMNKISMSSKDLELASGFCGSISGSVYVTVGQPHIKVDSITVGGR; from the coding sequence ATGCTAGCAACCTCGATACTTTTAACTAAAGAATTGCCCAGCTTGTCATATAATCCCACACGCGATCGCTTTGATGAAAGTTGGGAAGCACCCTTAGCAACATTGCTAGGATTGGGACGTGCTGCTGGTGCAGATTTTATCGAATTCTTTTTAGAACGAGTTAATTACATTAGCTGTTTAGCAGAAGATGACGCTATTACTAGTATCTCACCCAGACTTTCTACAGGCGCAGGTGTGAGAGTTTTTCGCGGACAATCTGACTGTTATGTTAGCACCAACGACCTATCATTTTCAGGACTAAAAGCAGCATTAGAAAAAGCGCTTTCTATTCAAGGATTAATCATCCCCGCACCTAATTCTTACATACCAGAAATTAACTTAGAATTACTCCGGGATTACGCTACAAAAAATAACAAAGATACTTGGAATTCTCAATTTAGCTCAATGCAAGAAATGGGCGAAGTGCTGCTTGATGCTAACGCTAAACTCAAACAAAAAGCTAATCATGTTCAATCTCGTCGCGCCGTTTATTTTAGAGATTGGCAAGAAGTTTTAGTTGCTGCAAGTGATGGTACTTTTGCCCGTGATATTCGTTTAACTCAATCAGTTGGTTACAATCTTTTGTGTGCTGATGGCGCTAATCGTTCTTCGATTGGTAAGCGTTCCGGTAATACTGGAGATGCTAACTTTTTGCGGAATTGGAATTACGAATCTGACTCCGAGGAAGTAGCAGAATCAGCGGGGAAAATGCTTTATGCTGATTATGTAGAATCGGGAACTTATCCGATTATCATGGCAAATGCTTTTGGCGGTGTAATTTTTCATGAAGCTTGCGGACATTTGCTGGAAACAACTCAAATTGAACGCAAAACTACTCCTTTTATTGATAAAAAAGGCGAAAAGATTGCTCATGAAAATTTAACTGCTTGGGATGAAGGTCGATCGCAAAATGCCTTTGGCACCATTGACATGGATGACGAAGGAATGCCTACCCAAAGAACATTATTAATCGAAAATGGCATTTTGAAGAATTTTATTGCCGATCGCGCAGGTTCCATGCGAACTGGACATCCTAGAACCGGAAGCGGTAGAAGACAAGGTTACACTTATGCTGCGGCTTCTCGGATGCGAAATACTTACATTGCACCCGGAAATTACAACCTAGAAGACTTATTTAATTCCGTAGATAAAGGCATTTACTGTAAGAAAATGGGCGGCGGTAGTGTCGGCGCAACAGGCGAATTTAACTTCGGAGTTGACGAAGCTTACCTAATTGAAAATGGCAAAATTACCAAACCTTTAAAAGGTGCTGTTCTGATTGGGGAAGCTAAGGAAATTATGAACAAAATTTCCATGAGTTCTAAAGATTTAGAATTAGCTTCTGGTTTTTGCGGTTCCATCAGTGGCAGCGTTTATGTAACAGTTGGACAACCACATATTAAGGTTGATTCTATTACCGTAGGCGGACGCTAA